The window GAATTTCCAAAACTAACCATTGCATTCAATGGGTTTTCTGGCGGCTGCCTGCTTCTTCCTTCAAATTTGAAACAAGATTTTAAAATTTTGTCGAAAGATGAGTAATAAACGCTTCTCATTCCTCCTTCTAATGCCATCAGTTGTTCAACATTTTTGCATTCCTCGATTTTATTCAAAGCATTCTCCATATATGAAACTTCTTCACCTACATCTTTTCCTTCATTTTTGTAATACCTTAAATTTCTTAGCATGTTCTCCGCGGATCCTTCAACAAATCTTTTTGCAAGAAAAAGACGTTTTTGCTCATCTATATAATGCATTGCCTGTTTTATATGCATTTCTCCAGAAAGCAATTCTTCTTTTGGCATTAAAGTGCTTTCATAATTTCCATAGTATCCAAAGAAATGAACTGGTATTCTATTTTTGCCTAAAAAAGATATAACTCCTGATGTAAGAGAAACTCTTCCATAGATAAACAGCGTACCAATCTGTTCCACTGGCAAAATTCTCTTTTCATATTCTGGCTTATCTGAAAAGTCTTCCTCCATTTCTTCTATTTCTTCTTCATCGATTTCAGCTGAAAAAGTTTTTTCCTCGCTTTTCTTGCATAAAAAGTATATTGTATTTCCTTTTCTTATCAGCTTTCCATTTTTCAAAATATAGAAATTCTTCTTCATTTTTACACCCAGCAAAACTCAAAATAAGCACACCTGCGACAATATGGCTTTTTAATTGGTTTTGGCATTTCTGGCATAGAAATTACTTTTTCTATTTCTTTCAGTATATTCTCTATTTCATCTATACTTTTTTCATCTACGGAAATCTTTTCTATCTTTTTATATTTTGGATAAAGGATCATTCCCTCGACATTTTCAATTCCTTTAATTTTTTTAAGATAATAAAGATAGTAGTAAAGTTGATATCTATGGGCTTTTTCAATTTTCTCCGATTTTTTAACTTCACAAATTATCAATTTATCTCCCTTACGAATAAAATCTATTCCTATTTTATTGTCAATAATTACATCCCTCCTCTCCCTTAAATATGAAGTTTCGTGGATAAATTTACCAATTTCAACATTTTCATTTTCCTTTTCCATTGATATATTATGTGTAAAAAGCCATAGCTTAGTTGGACAAACAATATAGTAGTTGATTTGTGTGCCGGTAAAATACGTCTCAGATGGTAACATATAAAGATAATAGAAGCAAATGAAATAAAGATTTCCAAACTTGGACGCCTGAGTCACCACCAATATTTTCATCCAAACAAGAGTAAAACTACAGAATCTGCATCTTCTTGGAAAGACGCCG of the Thermoplasmatales archaeon genome contains:
- the cas1b gene encoding type I-B CRISPR-associated endonuclease Cas1, which gives rise to MKKNFYILKNGKLIRKGNTIYFLCKKSEEKTFSAEIDEEEIEEMEEDFSDKPEYEKRILPVEQIGTLFIYGRVSLTSGVISFLGKNRIPVHFFGYYGNYESTLMPKEELLSGEMHIKQAMHYIDEQKRLFLAKRFVEGSAENMLRNLRYYKNEGKDVGEEVSYMENALNKIEECKNVEQLMALEGGMRSVYYSSFDKILKSCFKFEGRSRQPPENPLNAMVSFGNSLLYTNIIKAIYHTQLDQTISFLHKPSERRFSLALDISEIFKPFLVDRTIFKLVNKDIIGENHFVKELNSCLLNAKGKEIFLREYEERLHTTIKHRDLGKNVSYERLIYLECLKLCKHFLGIKEYKPFVIWW
- the cas4 gene encoding CRISPR-associated protein Cas4, whose amino-acid sequence is MLPSETYFTGTQINYYIVCPTKLWLFTHNISMEKENENVEIGKFIHETSYLRERRDVIIDNKIGIDFIRKGDKLIICEVKKSEKIEKAHRYQLYYYLYYLKKIKGIENVEGMILYPKYKKIEKISVDEKSIDEIENILKEIEKVISMPEMPKPIKKPYCRRCAYFEFCWV